From the Cloeon dipterum chromosome 4, ieCloDipt1.1, whole genome shotgun sequence genome, the window CGTATCGTACAGATCGCAAAGAGTGTCGAGCTTCCAATCTTCACGTTCGACGTTCACGAAGAACTGCTTGATACCCTCCAGGGTCAACTCCTCCTTCTTAACCAAGATGCGCACAGGGTTGCGCATGAAGCACTTGCTCACGTTGAGCACATCATCGGGCATCGTCGCAGACAGCAGGATGACCTGCgatcggaaaaaaattattcatcaatATTTAAGCTAGACAACAAGGGAAACAACGATTCACACCTGAACGTCGGCGCAACGGAGAGTCTTGAAGACGTCGTGAATCTGCTCGGTGAATCCCCTGGACAACATCTCGTCAGCCTCATCCAgaacgaaaattttgatgaagtTCGTCCCTGGAAGAGTACAGAATGGTCAATTTCAAAGAGGCTTTTACCAAATGGCCGCTAGACTCACTGAGGGCGCCCCTGCTGATCATGTCGTAGACTCGGCCGGGAGTGCCGACGACAACATGAGCACCGGCTTCCAGACGGCGGATGTCCTCTCGGACGTTGGTGCCACCAATGCAAGCATGGCAGTTAGCCTTCATGAAGTCGCCCAGAGCGATCACCACCTGAGTCGCACAgccaaataattagaaaattgttgttttcaatcaaaatgcgCAAACCTTCTGGATCTGCTGGGCAAGTTCTCTCGTCGGAGCGAGAATAAGAGCCTGGCACTCCATCAGAGTGGTGTCGATCTGCTGCAGGATTGATATCGAGAAAGTAGCAGTCTTACCAGTACCTGAAAAGggcagattaaattaattcaagactATTCAGTGTTCGGCTGGGTTGAACCAGTTTGGCCCAAGActgttttttggttttaagaggttttttaaatttgcttttcactgtattttttaaagaaacgaTGAAACTCGTTCCCTGAACCCCTGggcttgccaatttttcaatgcgcaaaaatgcagcaatattttttagcgttaaaaaaccttttttgtaCTGAAAATATTGGAGCCTGGAGTAAAATGGTGGGTTTTATTCGGTTTTTCGGCCTGGAAAAAACCGATTCggtaaaaatcaaatcggAACCCTGTTAAAtgttgaaaacattttcagcTCAACAATTTCCATCGAATTGTTGACTTTATTACTTCAGAAAATTTGTTGTCCAGTCTatcgaaaaaagaaaaacacgaaaaCAAGTTAAGTTCCTCTGGAATGGACCACCCACGCAGGAATTCGAGCCCCCTCCCCCAACCCTCTCGCTTCACGCTTCCAGgtagcgagcgagcagcgacAATTTACACAATACTgacaataattgttatttcttCACCACCACGAAAGGGGATTCCACACGGCTGCTCCCCTTTAACACAAAAAAGTGAAGGACGTACCTGACTGAGCCTGAGCGATAACGTCATGGCCCTGGATGCAGGGCAGGATGGCGCGCTGCTGGATAGCAGACGGCTTCTCGAAACCGTAGGCATAAATGCCACGCAGAAGTTCCTCCTTCAACTTCATGTTGTCGAAGTTGTCGACCACCTCATTCCAGTTGGACTCGATGACGCCGTCGGGGTTCATGCCGGCCGGGCCGTCGTACACCTCGGGCCCGTTCTTCCCTGGGCCTCCCTCGTACTCATCATTCctgtgaacaaataaaaaaaatgaaaccaacGTGGTTAAATTaacagagagagaaagggtTATTTCATTACGCTCGCTGCATTGTCAGTGACTAAGCGTTAACTGAGTGACAAATTGCCATAACGCGTCCTTTTATTCCAAACAGGAAGCGTAAATATTGTTGAATAATTAGCTGTTTTTCacgataaattgtttaaaatcattaGCGAAACAAATACAccacacaaaataattataatcaaaaAGCACACTGCCCGAAACTTTctcttcataaaaaaattaattttggtgtgTTTTCTACACTACATATTATTAACCAATATAGTTTCAAAACCCGTGACCTAACTATCACAGGAGTCTTAATAAACATGACGTTATATTAGTTATGCCTAGTCATCCAGATCAATCATTTCTGTGTTCTATtctagaaattaaaacgataaaaaatcaaaatggccAGAAATATTCGAAGTACATATAAACCAATAATTACGAACAAAACAGGCCTAGAAAAATTTAGTTGAAGTCTATGTACGGGTCCATGAGGTAAATCGTGCCAAAGGATGAATGTTTGTTGATAACACTCACGTGGGCACGCAGCGAACGCACCCCGCAGACCGGAAAATTTGGGGGAAAACCCACACAGAAAGGACTAAAGTGCAATGATTTCGCTAATTATTCACGGACGGCAGAgattaggaaaatatttcaatggcATTGAGTCGAAAGGGCCTcggtcacacacacacgcgcgcgcgtgttcaGGGTCTCTTTCATATTATCTTGAATCGACCCAGTGAAACGGTTAAATTCAGGTTCAAATGGTGCCGAATTCGCCGCGAATGCATAAGCAAATTTTGGCCGAGAATGCGTCGCGGCGGGCAGCAACGCCTGGGAGCGGGCATGGGCCCGCAAGGCCCACAGAGGCCCCTCCCCGCCATGTTGGCAGAAGCAACTCGCGTGCTTCTAGCCTTAGCGCCAAcgcaaaattttctgaaagtACGGCGTCCCGAGGCGTCTCGACCGTACAAATTCAAAGCAGACAAACTAAGCTATCTACCAAACACACGTTGGGCCCAATTGGGTCCCTAAATCTACTGAATTTGAATGAAACTTACCGTCTGTCACCACTGAACGACATTTTCACTACGTGTGTTACTTGTAGAAGAAATCACGTTTGGTCGATCCTCCGCTTGCTTTACGAACTACTTTCAACGACTCAAACGTGACTCATTAAGGCTGGCTTAAATTGAAGCAACACCGCAGATTTAAAtccatgtattttttattatcaaaaaaatGACTCGGTTTTGGCAAATCAATGTATATTCAACGATAAAACAAAGAATTTCAGGCAGATCTATTTTTCCTACGCGAGTGACAAAATGGAAGGCGGAAAAGTAGATTCGAAAACAAAATCCTATCGTTCCGAACAAGGGCgctgtacatttttaaatatatttggcgGCAACAGCACGTGAATATTCTGGTTGTGAAATAGCTTGCTGCTTAAATGATTCGACTTTTAAGTCCGTTTCATTTAGCTCGATTGAAATGATTAATGCTTTAAGTGTTTATTCactccaagaattttttaacgaCCAGCGGCATGAGGAATGAGAATaacaattttaccaattttattaagtttgcAGGTGTAAGCCACAGAATTAAGAGGCGCTGCTTGCTGCTTGCTAGCTATCTGGTTCACCACGCCCCCTTCATGAGTCCGACTTCTGGCTTGTTCCAAAAATGTCTCTGCTGCGAAATGTGCTTGCCGTCCAACTGTCCCGCGTCCCGTAAGTTGACTTGTGATGAATCGAAACGCACACATCAGAAATGTGTTTCCTCACTCTGAATCTAACGCAATAATGTTTGTAGCTGAAATGCATTTCTCGTCAGCTGTTGCTTgacaaatacataaataaactCTTTGACCGCGcagttgtaaatattttaactttttttctaTACTAAATTATTCGTGTCagcaaaacaaagaaaatcgccttattttaattaaatttgttttcttttctgcaGTCATGTGAAAATTCTTGTGCTCACAAAAATGAGTTAGCAGATATTTTCATGACCTTGATTCGACTGTAGAATGTGTTAGAAGGTTCTATTGACGCGCAAAATTCTTGTGAGTCTGCGCCACTCGAATTTGTACACCTCAACTGCGTCTCTTGTTTATATAACGTACACGTTCAATTTGCCAAATCGACTTCACTGGTGGCGTTTAATTGCAGGGTGCGCCTGATGTCAGGCCAGCTGGGTGACCTTGGCAGTGGAGCCGGCaaaggaggcggcggcggcggttccATCAGGTCTGCTGGAGGtagttttggaaaattggaGGCTGCCAACGAAGAGGAGTACTTCTACAAGCAGGTATCTCACCTGactgtttattattttcaaattcgaaatttataaacagagaattatttcttaaaaatatttttccacatcaacaaatttaacattagtaAAGACAAACAAGAGGCTTGTGTACGAACAGATAAGATCTTTAATCATGAcgaatttttcagcaaagGGAGCAGCTGAAACAGCTGAAGGGCGAGTTGCACGGTGAAATTATCTTTCACGAGGAGCAAATCCAACGCCACCAGGAGGCAATCGAGCGCCACAAGAAGCGAGTTAGTGATATTGAACACAAATAAACAATGGCCGtggtaaataatttcattttgagctCGAAGTGCTTTATTTGACAGTCGAATTCGTTCTTGCAGAGCATTTGGAGAGACTGGCAGGCGAAAGGGTCAAAGGGTTCCGTCTACAGAAGCCTGCTCATGTGAAAGAGTAGAAAGAAATCGAGTATTAGTCAATTAGTTATCATTTCATACGTTTAACGTTGTTACAAATCTTTTTATATGGATTGAACCCTGGAGTTTCTGCgctgagaaaattaataaaaatgaaaatactaTTCTTCTGAAGttaacaacaaacaaacaatattgTTTAGCTTGATATTCTaaccttttgaaaaataggTCTTGATTAGAGTTTAGATATTAATGctcaatagaaaaataatctttttcacaaatatttttgtcgaaACAGCAATccataaacaatttatgtCGAAATGTTACGAAGCGGAGGACAAAATCACATAAACTCTACGAAATTTACGCCAGATATCAGTCCTTGCGAGGAGACTATTATGTctaatgtaaatattttattaatttttatttaattaagatttttgaaacttttggGACCTCATTTTCTCATCTCCCCGTGGTCCAGTTTGTAAAATAGGGTGTgttttggattcctctcgttaAGCCCAGTCGAATTAACATGAAATTTGATGCCCTATGTCAAAGGTCTATTATGTTGATtctgattttggaaatttgaaaatgagctTGACAGTTTTGTACgggaaaatttccttgtttacttgaaaaacacaaatttttcgaCTATTTCGTGTTTTCCTTTCATTGCCATTTCCAACTCTCGGGTTCTGCAAAAACTATCctccgttagactcgtctcgacctccccttACCAGCTGAACGGTTTGGGGGTGCTCACCCTTCACCCTAAAATTTCTGTGTTTCTTCCCCGTTGAAAATGTGTTAGCTGTTTTAATTTACGCTCGaatttttatactattttGCATTTggttataatattatttattgtttttaatttttaatgcaatttagtTATGGTTTGCCTTCTGAGGAAGCATGCTTTTCAGTATTACATTTAAAGAGGTGGAAGGAGGAAATAGAAAATGATAATTAGGTCTGGGAGGGAAAGTGGGAAACCGATGAAAAACTCGAATTAGAATTCTGCGTCGCCGAAAAGGCACACCGTTTAGAATGAATCACAATATTTAATTcgaaaagaataataatgtaaaatttacttgataaaatgcagatttttggaattttttctaaaacttGTTGGTTTTCCGCAGACCACAACGCGctgcaatgaaaaattatttttagatgagCTCAACTGAATTCAATGCGGCGTTTGCACTGTTTTTAACACACAATAAATCACAcagtttcttttaattttttattgtttttttgttgctacagggattttttattataatttcagtTGTTGACTTTgctattttaagatttaaaaaatattaattttattttctgctgagCTGCTTTTccagatgaaatttaaacaacaaaattgtaactaaactatttttaaaaatttatcatgctACACACGCTACACTAAATTGactatacaaaaaatatttataaataaaattagctaaGTGTGAATTTCACGTAATTTAAGCGCTTATGACGAAGTATACACTCTGACgatattgcagaaaaaaaatagaaagatGAGCTGCTGGGTTGTGAAAAACGTCATTGCAGGCAGCGATTTCACCCAcccacacacatacacagcGTCACCTGTAAAATCGATTcctttttccccttttttcGCGTAAATCGGCACGTGCTGCGTGAGATCTTCTCTTTTGTAAACAAGTTGTTGACCCGAGCCCTGtgaatgaaagaaagaaatgatGTTATCAGCGCGCGCGTGGGAgaggaaatatatataatgtcGCGCGCCTTTTACCCCGACCTGATTGCGGGTATCCAAAGagccttttaaaattataaagcttttaatttcttttgaatatgttttttagaaaatatgatTACACAAGGAAAAACACGTTATTTATGCAAACTGAAGAGAAGCTGATTAGGcagtgtttgttttaaaaagcatcgcatataataataaataattatctacTTCTTTTGAGCTTCTATTTTCGTCCTTGTTCCTatgcaatttgcatttattttttgacagaaatgttttgaaacaCGAATAGAAGGCgtgattatttgttttaactcttttggctctttttctttctatatatagatttttatattgcacctaaagattttaaactggaaaaggttgaaataaaattaaaactaaattatagAGGAACGTCAGCAACGTgaagatttattaatttaaagtggaatgatacagggcaacaattaaaaattatttgaattgttggatgccattaacaatttgttcaacaatttgcaataataaaaaaggaccttcccacagtaaaaattcaaattttgccaattttctccgaaatttaaagtgcttgaacatatttccttggcatatttcgattcctctcgtcgagatctgtccaacggtgtacgccacttattg encodes:
- the LOC135944620 gene encoding eukaryotic initiation factor 4A-I-like isoform X1 — its product is MSFSGDRRNDEYEGGPGKNGPEVYDGPAGMNPDGVIESNWNEVVDNFDNMKLKEELLRGIYAYGFEKPSAIQQRAILPCIQGHDVIAQAQSGTGKTATFSISILQQIDTTLMECQALILAPTRELAQQIQKVVIALGDFMKANCHACIGGTNVREDIRRLEAGAHVVVGTPGRVYDMISRGALRTNFIKIFVLDEADEMLSRGFTEQIHDVFKTLRCADVQVILLSATMPDDVLNVSKCFMRNPVRILVKKEELTLEGIKQFFVNVEREDWKLDTLCDLYDTLSITQAVIFCNTRRKVDWLTENMHHRDFTVSAMHGDMDQKERDVIMRQFRTGSSRVLITTDLLARGIDVQQVSLVINYDLPSNRENYIHRIGRGGRFGRKGVAINFVTAEDKRTLKDIEQFYNTVIEEMPKNVADLI
- the LOC135944620 gene encoding eukaryotic initiation factor 4A-I-like isoform X2, giving the protein MQRANDEYEGGPGKNGPEVYDGPAGMNPDGVIESNWNEVVDNFDNMKLKEELLRGIYAYGFEKPSAIQQRAILPCIQGHDVIAQAQSGTGKTATFSISILQQIDTTLMECQALILAPTRELAQQIQKVVIALGDFMKANCHACIGGTNVREDIRRLEAGAHVVVGTPGRVYDMISRGALRTNFIKIFVLDEADEMLSRGFTEQIHDVFKTLRCADVQVILLSATMPDDVLNVSKCFMRNPVRILVKKEELTLEGIKQFFVNVEREDWKLDTLCDLYDTLSITQAVIFCNTRRKVDWLTENMHHRDFTVSAMHGDMDQKERDVIMRQFRTGSSRVLITTDLLARGIDVQQVSLVINYDLPSNRENYIHRIGRGGRFGRKGVAINFVTAEDKRTLKDIEQFYNTVIEEMPKNVADLI
- the LOC135944624 gene encoding ATPase inhibitor A, mitochondrial-like, which encodes MSLLRNVLAVQLSRVPVRLMSGQLGDLGSGAGKGGGGGGSIRSAGGSFGKLEAANEEEYFYKQQREQLKQLKGELHGEIIFHEEQIQRHQEAIERHKKRVSDIEHK